One Melitaea cinxia chromosome 17, ilMelCinx1.1, whole genome shotgun sequence genomic region harbors:
- the LOC123661771 gene encoding inhibitor of nuclear factor kappa-B kinase subunit epsilon, producing MSFLRGSENYVWCTTSVLGKGATGAVFQGVNKNNGEPVAVKTFNQLSHMRPHDVQMREFEVLKKVKHENIVKLLAIEEEQDGRGKVIVMELCTGGSLFNILDDPENTYGLQEHEFLLVLEHLTAGMKHLRDNNLVHRDLKPGNIMKFISEDGTTTYKLTDFGAARELQEEEQFVSLYGTEEYLHPDMYERAVLRKPVGKSFGATVDLWSIGVTLYHVATGQLPFRPYGGRRNKETMFYITTKKASGVISGTQTTENGPIEWSRELPSHCQLSMGLCKLVTPLLAGLLEVDPHRIWTFERFFSEVQTVTSTKPVHIFHVNKAASIKVFLKPEEKYEHLQTYICEQTSVVAESQILLYKDTLLLSEIDENTLGKNYPETTAEVPLMLFNKNNNNVSMAPEPEIPKFPVFPNIVSVENDASQAKTACSVGHVVKRRVEALCAVSVLCGACVTRWGALLAARLAAVAARAAALAQHAARLHDAARALDLAAALARPAQARGGAAGAWGAWGAAAAPVAQEAEALRAAGAALRARHAAGALRADWDDARRAAPCPAELRLHARARTLAERLRESWQHLVRDRATRSLTYNDEQFHVLERITVAETGRRARALLQRAAPLARARADAIADWYKVAQTVFLQTQILDKDVASGELKVLALAARLQDAERTTRAAVQDAQLSATKESPAQKEEKASAGGARGGGGDGVRAGGAGVRALLAAHEDVAAAVACSSALVARLVHLTADAP from the exons ATGTCTTTTTTAAGAGGATCAGAAAATTACGTGTGGTGTACGACAAGTGTTTTAGGTAAAGGAGCCACCGGGGCTGTGTTTCAAGGAGTTAATAAGAATAACGGTGAACCGGTAGCTGTTAAGACGTTTAATCAACTAAGTCATATGAGGCCTCATGATGTCCAGATGCGTGAATTCGAAGTCCTAAAGAAAGTGAAGCATGAAAACATCGTTAAGTTATTAGCAATCGAGGAGGAACAGGATGGACGTGGTAAAGTTATTGTCATGGAACTCTGTACTGGCGGAAGTTTGTTCAACATCCTGGACGATCCAGAGAACACATATGGATTACAAGAGCACGAATTTCTACTAGTTCTAGAACATTTAACCGCTGGTATGAAGCACTTGCGTGACAACAATTTGGTTCATAGAGATTTGAAACCTGGTAATATTATGAAGTTTATTAGTGAAGATGGCACGACTACGTATAAGTTGACTGATTTTGGCGCGGCGCGGGAATTGCAAGAGGAGGAGCAATTTGTGTCACTGTATGGTACAGAAGAGTACCTTCATCCCGATATGTATGAGAGAGCAGTACTCAGGAAGCCTGTGGGCAAGAGTTTTGGTGCCACTGTTGATTTGTGGTCGATAGGTGTGACGTTGTACCATGTGGCAACTGGTCAGTTACCATTCAGGCCATATGGGGGAAGGAGAAACAAAGAGACTATGTTCTATATTACGACGAAGAAAGCTTCTGGAGTGATATCA ggaaCACAAACAACAGAAAATGGACCCATAGAATGGTCACGAGAATTGCCTTCGCACTGTCAACTGAGCATGGGGCTCTGCAAGTTAGTCACACCATTACTTGCTGGCTTGTTAGAAGTGGATCCACACAGAATCTGGACTTTTGAGAGATTCTTCTCAGAAGTTCAAACAGTGACCTCGACTAAACCTGTTCACATTTTTCATGTGAATAAAGCGGCCAGTATAAAG GTCTTCCTGAAACCCGAGGAGAAGTATGAGCACCTGCAGACGTACATCTGCGAGCAGACAAGCGTGGTTGCGGAGTCGCAGATTTTACTGTACAAGGACACGTTGCTACTTAGTGAAATTGACGAAAATACACTCG GTAAGAACTACCCGGAGACGACGGCAGAAGTGCCGCTGATGCTCTTCAACAAGAACAACAACAACGTGAGCATGGCGCCCGAGCCGGAAATACCTAAATTCCCCGTGTTCCCCAACATCGTCTCCGTAGAGAACGACGCCTCGCAGGCGAAG ACGGCGTGCAGCGTGGGTCACGTGGTGAAGCGACGCGTGGAAGCGCTGTGCGCGGTGTCCGTGCTGTGCGGAGCGTGCGTGACGCGCTGgggcgcgctgctggccgcgcgcctGGCCGCCgtggccgcgcgcgccgccgcgctgGCGCAGCACGCCGCGCGCCTGCACGACGCCGCGCGCGCGCTCGACCTGGCCGCCGCACTGGCGCGCCCCGCCCAG GCGCGGGGCGGGGCGGCGGGCGCGTGGGGCGCGtggggcgcggcggcggcgccggTGGCGCAGGAGGCGGAGGCGctgcgcgcggcgggcgcggcgctgcGCGCGCGGCAcgcggcgggcgcgctgcgCGCCGACTGGGACgacgcgcgccgcgccgcgccctGCCCCGCCGAGCTGCGTCtgcacgcgcgcgcgcgcacgcTGGCCGAGCGCCTGCGCGAGTCGTGGCAGCACCTGGTGCGCGACCGCGCCACGCGCTCGCTCACCTACAACGACGAGCAGTTCCACGTGCTGGAGCGCATCACGGTGGCGGAGACgggccggcgcgcgcgcgcgctgctgcagcGCGCCGCGCCGCTGGCCCGCGCGCGCGCCGACGCCATCGCCGACTG GTACAAGGTGGCTCAGACGGTGTTCCTGCAGACACAGATCCTGGACAAGGACGTGGCGAGCGGCGAGCTCAAGGTGCTGGCGCTGGCGGCGCGCCTGCAGGACGCCGAGCGGACCACGCGCGCCGCCGTGCAAGACGCACAG CTGAGTGCAACGAAGGAGAGCCCGGcgcagaaggaggagaaggcGAGCGCGGGCGGGGCGCGCGGCGGGGGCGGGGACGGCGTgagggcgggcggcgcgggcgtgcgcgcgctgctggccgcgcacgAGGACGTGGCGGCCGCCGTGGCGTGCAGCTCGGCGCTCGTGGCGCGCCTCGTGCACCTCACGGCCGACGCGCCCTag